ATGCTTCTCCTCACACTATTGCTGTTCATATAGTCATCATCCCTCGCACCTGCCGATTCACAATCACCGGCGGTTACTATCCCTTCCTTATCGTCAACCAAGCTCAATGTCGTCTCCCCTCTTCTCCTGATACACTCATTACTGTCTCCTTCCACATAGCTATAGCAGAGACGAACACTGACATGCCCACCAAGATCTAGCAACACTTGCCTCTCTTCACCGCCTCTCAACTCGCCTACTTTAACAACATTCCCTTCCATACCGATTCTCAGTTGGATATCGCTTGCTACTACTCCCAACACGTTTTTAAGAAACTCTTCCAACTTATGCAACACAAAACCATTCCAAGTCTCACTACCTAACCCCACGTGAAACCCATGGACCATGACACCTCTATGCATCACGCTGTTGGGATAATATGAGCTACTTGAGATATGTAGAATGCTGCATTGTGGGTTCTTGTATGCACGATCTTTGAGTACTTTTATGCCCTTAAGGATGCCTTGAGAAGGGTCAGTTTGTCCCGTGTAGAAGAGACGGTCAATGACTCGCAGAGCTGCCCGCTTTCCACATGAAGTCATGCGTCTCAGAGCAAACACACGTGCTGCGACACATGAGTATGTCACTATGGCTAGACGATCAACTGGTCGAAGAGAGGATGTTACTAATATCATCGCTTGCTTGAGAAGGCGAGAATGTGGCCCGCTAGGACTCGCAACCAACACTAAGTCAATGGGTTGTGGATCTTTAAGCTTCACAGAGAGATAGGCACTTCTTGTGCTCAAGGAAGTGCACACACAGTGGTAATCTTCTGGCAGTGGCAGTACTGATGTTCTACACATTTGTAATGGAGAATATGCACCTTGGAGAGGGTGTAAGCAGCATGGATAAGAGACTAAGTTGGGGTAAACTGTGAGAGGGGTTAAAGAGAAGTCTAGACGAGGGTAATTGGTGTTGGAATGAGGAGGGGCGATAGGATCATCATCGTCGTAGCGAGCAGAGCGGAGGAGCGAGCGTCTTTGGACGCGGGAAGTGGCAATGGAGTCATCAAGAATACGAAGAACAGGGTCGTCTAGCTGGCGCTCAGACAGGTGGGGAAAGGAAGGAGGAGGGAGATGGGTCCAATGGGCGCGGCAAACAGGACAAGTGACACTTCCATGACGCACATTGGAAGCAATGCACGAAAAGTGGAAGGAGTGAGAGCATTGTCCCGTGAATGTAGCTTCACTGGGAGAGTTATCATCGCAATGACTCAGAGGTTCAAGACAAATAGCGCACAAGATCTACAAAGAAACACACAGATCCATGAGCAAAAGCCTTTGGTGAACAGATAGAAGAGTAAAGAAGCAAGTGGGATACCGTAGAAGTAGCATGAGTGGAGTCTACTTTATCTATGGCCTCTTTATGGACCTCATGGTGATGGGGCAGATAAACATTCTCTGGCTTTATAACAGCTGTAGATCCCCGTGAACTCTGTTTCACATGGAAAGACAATAGCTTTGTCAGTGAAAAACTGTCATGAAACACAggtttataaaacaaaagaacgggagaagaagaagaagcataccagaggaagaagagaaagagaacgACAAGCAGCTAAGACCAGTCTTTTTGCGGCCTTCCTCAGCTTCGAAGTTGTTCTTCCCATTCCCATGGGGAGAAAGACAAAAGAGAGACGATAAAGAATCTTTCACACTGAAGGGATGCTCAACAGTTTGAACTTTGAAGATAGGCCAGTGTGATACCTGAAGAGTATTAATAGAGACGTTAAGGATAAAGAGTTAAAGGAAAACAGCTTAAAAGAAAAACTTGACCGCGACTCTTTCggcttttgtgtgtttttgactgcttcttttttttgtaattatcatGTAAAGAAGTGCTCAAGAGGCGCACTATTTtttcaaactaaataaaaaaagaaaagaaaaagaaaacatagttgAGACAAGATTGGACCCACACACACCGTCTCTTCTATTTGTCACACCGTCTCTTCGATTTGTCATTGTGTCGCTATGCTTCTTATGCAACACACATCAACTCCACAAGACAACATTCACACCCTCCATGGTCCATAGTCCCATACTCCAgactttttcaaataaaatttagaaaataactaCAAACCTCTTTGCTTAATAAGATACAGTTTCCCATCTCAGAGGCATCACCCTCCTCCTTGCTGAGCCAGTCCATCAAGTGAATCTCATAACAAGCCAATGCCCCAGAAACCCTTCTACAGTACAGTCTTGGAATAAGAGATGTCTTGACCAGTACATGAAAGAATTAGTCTAAACAAGTATATCACTAGTGACACTGGGACAATGTGCTAATCATGTAGAGGATAATGAATCAAAAACAAAAGGCACCTAGAATAAAAAGTCTTAGTCTCTATTCAAGGAGAATCGGAGTTATAAGAAGAGGCCTTTGTACAACATGACACCAAGCAACATCACCATCATGACAAGACAAGACAGCCTCCCCAATACTTTACACCAACACATATAATAGATTCAAATCAAACAAGCACATACTATTCTTTTTCTCTTACAAAAAAAGGTCATTAATTTATAAGTGATCCGGTCAAAAGATGGTGAAGTAGAAATTAACGGTAATAAGGTTAATTTTAATCATCTATTATTCATCTTCCATTACAGAAAAAGGGCATAACTCTATAAGTGATCCGGTCAAAAGTTAGAAAAGTAAAGATTGTCGGTGATAAATTAGATTAATTTTAATCACCCTAGCAACTGTTTCTTTTCTAATTGGGCTTTGTAAGCCCAAGCCCATACAATATTCTTTAATCGAAAAAGCGAACTACCTCAGGCGACGTGTCGATGCCCACACGGCTGCGCTTGCCACGTCTCCGCCATGTAACTGCCTCTCCGATGATAACAATCAGACTCACTCCtctctgatctcaccatctccTCATGGCCAACGCAACCAGTATCAAAGACCTCCCATCTCTCACCGGCCTCCATCACCGCCGCAACCCGCTAGAAGAAAACCCCTTCTTCCACCCTTCCCACGGCTTCTACATCTCTCCTTCCGACGTCGTCCTCTCCCAGGTCGTCTACGACCTCTCCGACGCCTCCCAGCCACACGTGGCCTACCACAGAGCTGGTCCCCGCCGTGAGATCCTCTACGAGCCATCGTCTGTGAAGGCGGCGATCGTGACCTGCGGAGGTTTGTGCCCGGGGATGAACACCGTCATCAGAGAGCTCGTGGTTGGTCTTTGGGAGCTGTACGGTGTGAGAGAGATCTATGGAATCCCAGCTGGTTACAGAGGCTTTTACTCCATGGAAGCCGTCGAGTTAAACCCCAAGCTTGTTCATAATTGGCACAAGAGAGGCGGCACTGTCCTCGCCACCTCCCGCGGTGGCTTTGATCTCTGTAAAATCGTCGACGCCATCCAACAAAACGGTTACAACCAGGTCCGGTTCACTCTTTGATTTTAGATTTGTATTAGAATATGTACCGGTTTTACTAAACCATGTAATTAGACTCGGTTAAGATCAATCTAAACCGGTATATGGTTCCCATTAGCTCTATACAcggtttataactttatattaatCTTAACCAAGTCTAGTATGGTTTAGTGAAACCGGTACATActgtactcttttttttttctctgttaaGATTAATCTAAACCGTGTAATAGAGCTTCTTGCAACCATGTACCGCTTTACATTGATCTTAACGGAGTCTAATTACTTATTACATACTCTAATAATTTGATCTTAACCGGTACATACTGAAATAATTTGATCTTAACCGGTACATACTGAAATAATTTGATCTATTACATTTCCCTGAACCCAAGTTGTTGTGTGTTTGTTTTCAAGAACATTATGATGATTCTATGAACTTGACCTGTTTCAGGTCTATATAATAGGAGGAGACGGCACTATGCGTGGGGCAGTCAAGATCTTCGACGAAGTCAGCCGCAGGAAACTGAAAGTGGGGATCACTGGTATTCCCAAAACGGTGGACAACGATGTGGGCATCATTGATAGATCATTCGGGTTTCAAACGGCAGTAGAGATGGCTCAGGAGGCTATATCCGCGGCTCACGTGGAGGCTGAGAGCGCTGTCAATGGCATCGGACTAGTGAAGCTTATGGGCAGAAGCACTGGACACATTGCGCTACATGCCACACTAAGCAGCCGTGACGTGGACTGTTGTTTGATCCCTGAGATGGGATTCTACCTTGAAGGCAAAGGAGGGTTGTTTGAGTTTCTGGAGCAGAGACTGAAAGATCATGGGCATGCTGTACTTGTTGTAGCTGAAGGCGCTGGACAAGAGATTATCCCGAGGAACGAAGCGCAGAAACAAGAGAGGGATGAATCTGGGAACCTTGTTTTCTTGGATGTTGGAGTTTGGTTGAAGTCAGCGCTGAAGGAGTGGTGGGAGAGAGAGCATCCAAAGGAGCTGTTCACTGTGAAGTATATCGATCCAACTTACATGATAAGAGCTGTACCTGCGAATGCTACGGATAACTCGTACTGTACGCTCTTGGCTCACTCGTCTATCCATGGAGTCATGGCTGGTTACACGGGGTTTGTGTCTGGCCCGATCAATGGGAACTATGCTTATATCCCCTTGGAGGAGGTGGCACAGACTAAGAATGAAGTGAACACGAGTGATCCCAAGTGGGCGTGGGTACGCTCTGTCACAAACCAGCCTGATTTTGAAACTAACTTCAAGGGGTAAACACCGAGAAGATTAGATGGTAAGAGGAATGAGAGAGTGAAGTTGAAGATCTTGTAACCTAATAATAATCTGAGTAGTGTATGATCAAACAATGCAACTATCAAGGCAAGGCAATCTTAGATCCTTGATCCTCTGGTATCTATCTAAATAACAGTATAATGCTTGAGAGTGATGAGAAAGGGGGAACGGTTGATACAAAGATAAGATCTAATAAGCACATTAGTTGCAGAATCATTTTCTTGTGCATATAATATGAAGAATGGTTGAGCAGGAGCTTGAGCTCTGCACTGTATTAATACAGATAAATGCCACTTGACCATCTACAAGTATCATCAATTCTTTAAAAGTATAGAAAGATAAAAGAACCAGAAATATGGTGAATGCAGACAAGAGACTTGGGTTTTTCTGTGGCCTAACTCCACTACCTGTCTCTACTTGCATGGTACTTACGCTCTGATCCTGTTCCTTGCCTCACTAGCTTCCTGGGGTCTGTACTGGATCTGATTTTGTCTTCTCCTCTTTGGCTTCCTCCCTCGCGCATGCTCTTAGCTTTCCCTATAGAGGCTGTTTCGGGTGGACCTAGGTGAAGCTTATGCATCATGCTAGTTTCATCCGTGGGCACCTCTTTACCTCTTGAGGCGAGAACTTGGCTCGCTGCTTGACTTAATACTCCCTTGGAACTGCTCTCTTGGTCGAAGAAGAGGGCTTGGACGACAGTTCTCAATGGCATCCTCTCGTTTTTCACAGCGTGGGCGCGTACCTCTGCAGACAACTTCTGGCAGTCAAGACTTCTGCATAGtcgctttttctcttctttgctTATCTCCGGATGCACCTACAATGTAACCAACGTTTGTTCTAAGTACCAAAATTTACGATGATAGCTCAAAGTAGGCTGGTATGACTACCTTGAGATACATGTTGATTGCTTTGTAAAGTCTGTCATGGCTCTCCCGTGCTATGTCAGGCACTgcctcagcaagagacacgaaATTAGGAACTGGCATATGAACATCTTGTGAGACTGCCTGAAGATAGGAGTCAATAAGCTTTGCCACCTTCCTGATTGAATGTAGCAACTGACTGTTACTAGAGACATGCGCAGAAGTCTGTCTTCTCCAGAGCATTAAAAAACTATCAAGAACTGCAGCAACCAAGTCAGTATCATATCGATGATGATGAGAGGATGACTGTGAAGGCAACAAGAGGTCTGCAAGAGTTGCCTCCTCGAGTTGCAGACCAGCTTTTCTAATCAACTCAGTTTTTGTTGTCAGAGAAGCTCCCACATAAGTCGCTATGCTAACAAGTCTCAGCAAGAAGCCCTCTGAAACAGACCCTTTGTCTGCAGGAATCATGTTCACAACTGTGTTAACAACACGCCGGTGCCTTTCCAGCGCTGCTTCGTTTTCTTTAACGGAGAAACCTGAATGGCTTTTTGATTTGAAGTATGGTAACCAGCGACAGGTGTATACGTGCAAAGCTTCACCAATTAGCTGAGGCGGCAGCGTGAAGCTTGACCTGGCTGCTGTGATAATACAGCGGAATAAGTCCAAGTCGAGGTCTGATATGTCCTCCGTCCACCAGTCTCTTGGAACAGAGTGATGTTTTCTCTTTTGGTAGCCTGGTCTGGTGTATGTATGAGACCAAGAtacctgcaaaacaaaaaagaaagatcaTATAGATGTGCAAGAACATCATCTGGACTCAAAACGTGAAAAACAATGAACACACCTGTGCAGTGGGAGTGAGGATCTTCTCTACTATAGAATCTATACACTTTCTGATGATTCCAAGATTCTCACACCATTCAGGCAATTTGGCAGTCGACTGCAACGTGACGATGGAGTCTTTCCAGCCTTGGAGAACGCAGGAGTGGAAAAAAGATTCAAGCTTCGGTAACAGGTTTCCCTTTTCAACAGAGTCAGACATCCGGAGAAACTTGGAGGCGCAGAGGGCATCAACAAGGTTATGAGCACTGAGGTTGATGGTGATGCCGTAGCAGAACTTAGCACACAGCTCAAACGCATCGGCTCCTCCAGGTATGTCATTCAGCTCTATGGTAACACTATCAGACTCCTCTGAGTCAGTACAAAGCCTCCGCAACAGTCCACATTTTGGAACAAGAGAAGACTGCAAACAACATCAAAACCACTGAATAACATAACATGATACACGTGTATGTTGCTACCACAGTAAACGACAATTGAAACATACTCTGTGGAGATGATAACTGGTGTTGTTGATTCTAATAACAAGATCGTTGGGTGAGTCAGTTACTAAAATCCTGcagtgtaaatatatataatcagaGAGATGTGGTTTGTGGAATTTAGAGGCAGATAGATAAAGGAACAAACCTTGAACCATCTTGAGTATAGAAAGTGTCAGGCTTTGTACCGATCTTCATGAACTTCATCTTAGACTTCTCTGCGTTCAAGAGAAACATATGATGAGAAAGTGAACAAAAAAGGGGAATAAAAAGGAAGAGAATTAAATATTCAAGCCGAAACTTGATTCATAAGTATTTGGTAAATGAGAAAATCAAACCTGTAGTTTATGTACAACTCTGAAGATAAAGCAAAAGGATGATTGATTTACAAGACTGGTGTGCTCAAAGGTTGATGATATGtgagaggaggaagaaggagaaagagatgGCTAAAGCAATAAAGAGAGAGTGGTAATGATCAAATTGTCAAAAAAGTGTTTAGTGAGATTAGAtgccaagagagagagagagagttgaatGGTAAACAAGGGTCCCGGCCTCGTCACTTGTTGCTCCCCGCATGGACTCACTCTTTAAATGGTGTCTGATATGAATTTTCCTTCACACTTAATTATGGTTTGAAAATAAACACCAGATTAATTGGGCACACATACACATATAGGTATACCGTTTAGCAGCTATGAGCTGGAGTCTGTGACTATGGATGGTCTGCTTTGGAGTTTAGAGGAAAAAAAACGAATTCAGTTCCTAGAGGTGGGCAAATGAATCATGAAACTATTCACAACCAAAAACTGAAAAGCTAGACACAAGTGTCCTTCATGCAATTACATCTTTTGcacaatgaaaacaaattctCACCAAACAGAAATTAAAGgggaaaatcgcataaaaaaccTTCAAAGTGGCAGCCACTTACACTTTAAACCCTGAGATTATTTCACAAGCACTTCAAACCTTCAAAGTGAcacttttatcaaaagaaacctCCAACCTGGCTTACTTTTACATCAAGTCAAAACGGTAACCGGTACTGTTCAAAAACGATGACGTGTcggttttatctttttttttttatttttttttaattattttattaataaaataaatattaaaaataataatataaaaaaatcatacaaaataaaaaaaaaatcactaaaaattcacaaaaaaatcaaattattcaccaaaatttttttaaattattttattaataaaataagtatcaaaaatacaataatataaaaaattcataaaaaatcataaaaaattcaaaacaaatcataaaaagtcaataaaattcacaaaaattcataaaattcacaaaaatattttaaattattttattaataaaataaatataaaaataatcataaaattttacaaaaataaaagattcacaaaaatctttatattattttattaataaaataagtataaaatacacataatataaataatcattaaaaaattgagacaaatcacaaaaattcacaaaaatcaagaataaaattatatgtggTTTTATAAAAGTGACTAAGGAATAACGTGCATTGAGTGCTATAAACTGGCTACCCTCAAGCTATCATTAGTATACATTCTTCCCTAACAATCCTAAACTTTTTCAAATCCAACCAACACACATAGAACATAACAGattaaaaaatatccaaaatagtAGTCTGGGTTATGATTACTCTGACTTAGATTagaaaaatatcattattttatatttattttattaatcataacCCAGAGActgtgaattttaaaatatttaaaatattttttgtgaattttaagatttttttgtgaattttattgacattttattatttattttcaatttttttatgaattttttatacttttgtatttttatattaattttattaataaaataatttaaattttttttggtgaatattttgattttttgtgaatttttagtgatttttatgatttgttttgaatttttttatgaatttttatatttttatattttaatatttattttattaatgaaatatttaaaaaaaaaaaaacgacacgTCATCGTTTTTGAACAGTACCGGTTACCGTTTTGACTTGATGTACAAATAAGCCAGGTTGGaggtttcttttgataaaagtgTCACTTTGAAGGTTTAAAGTGCTTGTAAAATACTCTCAAGGTTTAAAGTGTAAGTGGCTGCCACCTTGAAggttttttatgcgattttcccGAAATTAAAGTGAACACACAGAAGTGGGTCTTCCACCTTTCCCTACTACAATTAAATGAAAGTGAGATTactcttatttataaatacaatggACCACCACCCTATGACTTAAGAGTAGGGAGTTGGGTAGGCTTAATCCAAAAGAGAGTTATAATCAAAGCGAACTTGGCTGCATCATcaatatcttctttcttctttatatTATTTGTCATAAAGCAAATCCCAAAGCAAAGATGCATGGATCCCCAGATGATACCTTCCCTCTTCAGTCACACAAACTTTAATGCATCAGAGGCAGATTACTATTTGTATTGTACCAAGTGTTTTACTTGTTGTCCATATCCTCTGTGGAATCTCTGTTGTTGTGGGGGAAGGGGGAAGTCAACCCACATCATTAGTGTGCTATTTTAATAATGCAAAAAGGTAAAAAGGTGAAACAAGACTGGGAAGAGAAGTATTTGAGTGCAAATGTCCTCTTCTGATGGGATTTGTCTGCCTTGAAGAGAGAATTGTAAGTCACTAATGGTCAAAATCCATTGCACTCCATTTCCACTGGCCCTACTCTTTGTACTCCAACACTATTTGTAATGACTATCAAAGACCCAACTAGAATAACCAGGCTCATATCAAAACTTCAGGGTTCTTTAACTTATAACACAAGACAATGGGCCTGGGCTTAGTGCTCTATTGCTTGCTTGCTGCCATTGGATATACAAAGAGGAAAAACAACATTACCAATTTCCCTGGAATGAGTGTACACattagagaagaagaagggtaGCTTAAATCTCGTGCTCAAAATCAGTCAGTCACCAAACAGATCATCGTTatcatcgtcttcttcatcaACACCTCCACGTTTAGTTTCTTCTTTATCTTTAGCTGCTGGTTCACCCACAGAAGAAGCCCATGAAGTACCAACCGCCTTGGTAAGTGAGTCACCACTGTAAAGATCATCGTAAATCCCTCCTTTTGGACCTCCTTTTAACTTCTTCATCGCTTCCTGTAGTCTATCAGTCACACCTCTGCTCCCTGCAAAAGCTTTCTCT
This genomic interval from Brassica napus cultivar Da-Ae chromosome A6, Da-Ae, whole genome shotgun sequence contains the following:
- the LOC106401304 gene encoding probable E3 ubiquitin-protein ligase WAVH2 produces the protein MGMGRTTSKLRKAAKRLVLAACRSLSLLPLSSRGSTAVIKPENVYLPHHHEVHKEAIDKVDSTHATSTILCAICLEPLSHCDDNSPSEATFTGQCSHSFHFSCIASNVRHGSVTCPVCRAHWTHLPPPSFPHLSERQLDDPVLRILDDSIATSRVQRRSLLRSARYDDDDPIAPPHSNTNYPRLDFSLTPLTVYPNLVSYPCCLHPLQGAYSPLQMCRTSVLPLPEDYHCVCTSLSTRSAYLSVKLKDPQPIDLVLVASPSGPHSRLLKQAMILVTSSLRPVDRLAIVTYSCVAARVFALRRMTSCGKRAALRVIDRLFYTGQTDPSQGILKGIKVLKDRAYKNPQCSILHISSSSYYPNSVMHRGVMVHGFHVGLGSETWNGFVLHKLEEFLKNVLGVVASDIQLRIGMEGNVVKVGELRGGEERQVLLDLGGHVSVRLCYSYVEGDSNECIRRRGETTLSLVDDKEGIVTAGDCESAGARDDDYMNSNSVRRSINTGAWDYHDPFMARRWAKRLHETVNL
- the LOC106401303 gene encoding BTB/POZ domain-containing protein At5g47800 isoform X2; the protein is MKFMKIGTKPDTFYTQDGSRILVTDSPNDLVIRINNTSYHLHRSSLVPKCGLLRRLCTDSEESDSVTIELNDIPGGADAFELCAKFCYGITINLSAHNLVDALCASKFLRMSDSVEKGNLLPKLESFFHSCVLQGWKDSIVTLQSTAKLPEWCENLGIIRKCIDSIVEKILTPTAQVSWSHTYTRPGYQKRKHHSVPRDWWTEDISDLDLDLFRCIITAARSSFTLPPQLIGEALHVYTCRWLPYFKSKSHSGFSVKENEAALERHRRVVNTVVNMIPADKGSVSEGFLLRLVSIATYVGASLTTKTELIRKAGLQLEEATLADLLLPSQSSSHHHRYDTDLVAAVLDSFLMLWRRQTSAHVSSNSQLLHSIRKVAKLIDSYLQAVSQDVHMPVPNFVSLAEAVPDIARESHDRLYKAINMYLKVHPEISKEEKKRLCRSLDCQKLSAEVRAHAVKNERMPLRTVVQALFFDQESSSKGVLSQAASQVLASRGKEVPTDETSMMHKLHLGPPETASIGKAKSMREGGSQRGEDKIRSSTDPRKLVRQGTGSERKYHASRDR
- the LOC106401306 gene encoding ATP-dependent 6-phosphofructokinase 2, encoding MANATSIKDLPSLTGLHHRRNPLEENPFFHPSHGFYISPSDVVLSQVVYDLSDASQPHVAYHRAGPRREILYEPSSVKAAIVTCGGLCPGMNTVIRELVVGLWELYGVREIYGIPAGYRGFYSMEAVELNPKLVHNWHKRGGTVLATSRGGFDLCKIVDAIQQNGYNQVYIIGGDGTMRGAVKIFDEVSRRKLKVGITGIPKTVDNDVGIIDRSFGFQTAVEMAQEAISAAHVEAESAVNGIGLVKLMGRSTGHIALHATLSSRDVDCCLIPEMGFYLEGKGGLFEFLEQRLKDHGHAVLVVAEGAGQEIIPRNEAQKQERDESGNLVFLDVGVWLKSALKEWWEREHPKELFTVKYIDPTYMIRAVPANATDNSYCTLLAHSSIHGVMAGYTGFVSGPINGNYAYIPLEEVAQTKNEVNTSDPKWAWVRSVTNQPDFETNFKG
- the LOC106401303 gene encoding BTB/POZ domain-containing protein At5g47800 isoform X1 — its product is MFLLNAEKSKMKFMKIGTKPDTFYTQDGSRILVTDSPNDLVIRINNTSYHLHRSSLVPKCGLLRRLCTDSEESDSVTIELNDIPGGADAFELCAKFCYGITINLSAHNLVDALCASKFLRMSDSVEKGNLLPKLESFFHSCVLQGWKDSIVTLQSTAKLPEWCENLGIIRKCIDSIVEKILTPTAQVSWSHTYTRPGYQKRKHHSVPRDWWTEDISDLDLDLFRCIITAARSSFTLPPQLIGEALHVYTCRWLPYFKSKSHSGFSVKENEAALERHRRVVNTVVNMIPADKGSVSEGFLLRLVSIATYVGASLTTKTELIRKAGLQLEEATLADLLLPSQSSSHHHRYDTDLVAAVLDSFLMLWRRQTSAHVSSNSQLLHSIRKVAKLIDSYLQAVSQDVHMPVPNFVSLAEAVPDIARESHDRLYKAINMYLKVHPEISKEEKKRLCRSLDCQKLSAEVRAHAVKNERMPLRTVVQALFFDQESSSKGVLSQAASQVLASRGKEVPTDETSMMHKLHLGPPETASIGKAKSMREGGSQRGEDKIRSSTDPRKLVRQGTGSERKYHASRDR